The region atttatttcctgctctGAGAGAAGGGTCAGACTTTTCTCAAGTAATaacttcaaaataatcaatattccATTTTGGCATATTTGAGGGAAGCCTGCCCTGAAATGTATCACAGGACCAACCTGTACAGGATCTAAAATGActccaaagacagaaaaacatTGCTGAAAGCGACCACAGTGTTATAGGTGTGAGACATCTGACTACTTTATAGAAACATAGCCATGACATCACCCCACAGAGGGAATGCCAATGTTCCCAAGAGGTCAGTTGGGAAATAGTCCCTTTACTGAGCCCCCGGACCTGCCCCCAGTCCAGTCCCCCTCCCAGAACCCAATTCAGATGTTAACACTGGCCCAGCAGAGTTCCTCCCCAACCTTGATCAAGTACTGTGTGGCCAGGGTCTAAGTCCACGCCTGTGccaattgttaaatattttgaataccaACTTGGTGGAGGGGTTTCAGATCTCTCTAGCAGTAGCCCTGTGGGTACCACATTCCACTTCCTCATTCCTCAGCTAAAGATGCTAAAGGGATGAGGTTTCCAGAGTCCAAACACCTCTCAGAGTTTTCCTCTGCTGGCTGCATGTCTTCATTCAGTTCCTGAAGAAACGCCAAGAGATGCAAAGCCTTAGGATCCGCTCTGTTTTTCGAGAGCTTGATATCGGCAAATCTTTgcagtttgtttttcattttttctccttccttcgaCCCCTGGTTTATTTTCACACCCTGTGTGAAATGGTGGATGGCCTTGTCTTCACACTTCCTCTGGTACAGCTGAAAGTTGCCGTATCGCAGGTGGAGCACTTGTTTGGCTACGGGAGGAAGCTCTTTGCTGAATTCTTTTTGAAAGTAATACTCTGCTTCTTCATACTGACCGACTTGTGCATGGAGGCAGGCGAGATAGGAGCCGATACGGAAGAAATTTCCATTACTCTCATCAGCTCTCTTTAAATGATCTATAGCATGTCTTACTAATTTCTGTAATTCCTCTCTCTCCCCGCCCATTTTCTCTACTTCCAGGACTTTGGCCCTATAGTAGCACCCAATATGGCAATGCAGGTAGATGTTGTTGGGCATGCATGTTAGAGCCTTTCTCAGGAGTTCTATAGCAAGGTCCAAGTCACCTTTTCTTCGATACAGCTTTGCTGCCCCTCGAATCACATCTGTGGCCAATGGGGCTTTTTCCAGAGCTTCTTCAACTAATCTCTCTCcttcatcttttttattcatcttttgaaGTTTCAGGGCCAGGAGGACTTTGACATACTGGTTGTCAGGATTCAGCCGAATGGCTTGCCTCAAAGGGTTAATGGGGTTCTGAGATGGTGGCTGGTTATCCAGCCGGTAGCTCGCGATGGCCAGTCCAGAGGCGAACTCTGGGTTCTTGGGGTTCTTCTCCAGAGCCTTCTCAAAACACACCTTGGCCCTTTCATTTTGGTTTCTTCCACACTTTAACCGTGTccacccttcttcacagtccagctcagGACTCTCAATTCTGTAGGGGCTGGAAAACTTCTGGCAGACTCGTTTCACTTTGTCTACATAAAGCTGAGCATCTGCGAACCTTCCCAGGTGATAGTAGACCCAGGCGTGGTTTCCCCAGGTGACCAGGCTTCTGACTTCCGCCTGGTCAGCGTGCTCTCGCTGGATGAACTCTTCGGCTTGCCGCAAGCATTCCAGGGCTGCCTGATGCTGGCCTCTGCGGTGTTTTATGAAGGCCTGTATGTTGCACATCGTGGCTTTGAATTCGCTGTTCTGAAACTCAGTCTGGTGACACACTCTGTCTTCAAAATCATCCAAAGAATGTTCTCCCTCTACCAAGTTCCAGGTGAAATGGCTCTTGAGCTGCTGAAGACTATGCTCCAAGGAGTTCTTTGTGGTCTCACtgtgaaggaaaaacagaaatgaacattCTAAGACATAGCACAGATTTACCCACGAGAAAAGGGGAGCATGACAAATAGGATTCTCCTTCTCCTTAACAGTGTtaactccaataaaaaagaagagTATCCTTTCCTTGGACTtcactgatggtccagtggtaagcctccacacttctactgcagggggcatctGCAgcctgatccctggtcagggaactaatcccATGTTGTGTGtagcgcagccaaaaaagaaaaaaaaaaaaagaatatcctttcttttttttttttttcccagtcttgGTATATGTGTTAAATACACAAGGAAGCAGAAATGGGGTGATCACAGGCAGCAGAAAAATTAGGAAGGGACTTCCccgggggtccagtggttaagaatctgccttccacattgaaacatgtataatatcatataagaagcGAATCGCctgtccaggttcaatgcaggatacagcatgcttggggctggtgcactgggatgacccatggtatggggagggaggtgggaggggggttcaggatggggaacacgtgtacacccgtggcggattcatttatgttgatgtatggcaaaaccaatacaatattgtaaagtaattagcctccaattaaaataaataaatttaaattaaaaaaaaaaagaatctgccttccaatgcaggggacacaggcttgatccctggtcagggaactaagagcccatgtgccctgggGCAACACAGAGCCCTCAGGTCACAATTAGAgagaagcctgcgtgctgcacGAAGAGCCCTACCAACACAGTCAacagtaaaatgaataaatattaaaaaaaaaaaaaaaagaattagggaGAGGGCAGTGGGCAGGAATCTGAGTCTGAGGCTAGTCTTTCCTGAAAAAGGGAATTTTTATTAGGAATGCTGGCTCTTGGCTTTCTGCGAGGGTCtctacatgcatgtgtgcatgctaagtcacttttatgctttgtgaccctatggactgtagctcaccagacttctctgtccatgggattctccagggaagaaaccAGAGtcggttggcatgccctcctccaggggatcttcccgacccagggattgaacctgcatctcttacatctattgcattggcaggcagtttctttctttaccactagtgacatctgggaagcccaagggtcTCTACAGGAGCAGCCAAATCTTTGGTAACTGATTTCAGGTTtgattttatatagttttaaagaagtaatagtcaaaatagaaaactttggaaaaaaagagaatatagactgtcaaaataataaaagaaccAAACAAAACCAATTTGATAAAAGCTCCAAAAGTTTGGCTAGACAAAGAAAATCAGTTAAGGATTTACAACAAGCTCACATAATTAGACAGGAAACatgaagtaataaaaataaaaaaagacaaagtagGGAGAactaaagaatttaaaacatcGAAGAGAAAATAGAGTTGAAGTTCAGAAGCACGATAAGGATGTCcttattaaaacaataaagaacTATAAAACTATACAG is a window of Bos mutus isolate GX-2022 chromosome 26, NWIPB_WYAK_1.1, whole genome shotgun sequence DNA encoding:
- the IFIT2 gene encoding interferon-induced protein with tetratricopeptide repeats 2, which translates into the protein MSETTKNSLEHSLQQLKSHFTWNLVEGEHSLDDFEDRVCHQTEFQNSEFKATMCNIQAFIKHRRGQHQAALECLRQAEEFIQREHADQAEVRSLVTWGNHAWVYYHLGRFADAQLYVDKVKRVCQKFSSPYRIESPELDCEEGWTRLKCGRNQNERAKVCFEKALEKNPKNPEFASGLAIASYRLDNQPPSQNPINPLRQAIRLNPDNQYVKVLLALKLQKMNKKDEGERLVEEALEKAPLATDVIRGAAKLYRRKGDLDLAIELLRKALTCMPNNIYLHCHIGCYYRAKVLEVEKMGGEREELQKLVRHAIDHLKRADESNGNFFRIGSYLACLHAQVGQYEEAEYYFQKEFSKELPPVAKQVLHLRYGNFQLYQRKCEDKAIHHFTQGVKINQGSKEGEKMKNKLQRFADIKLSKNRADPKALHLLAFLQELNEDMQPAEENSERCLDSGNLIPLASLAEE